One Bacteroidota bacterium genomic window, GGACTTGGTGCAAACCAGGCGCCACGGCAGTCGGGTCCGAATACAGGTGATGATGAAAACGGACCTGTAGTACTGATTGCAGATGGCACAATGGGCCCTGGTGGTTTTTCTTACCCAAATGTTGCTGACGTAATCAGAGTAACCATCAACGGTGGTACAGCAGTGTCAACCGAAGATGCTTTTGAAGTGCCGGACGGCTTCACGCTGCACAACAACTATCCGAATCCATTTAACCCAACCACTACCATTCGCTACGAAATTCAGCAGGGTGGAAACGTGGGGCTTGCAATTTTCAACGTCCTCGGGCAAAAAGTTGCTGAACTGGTTAGTGGTTCACAGACAGCTGGTGTGTATGAAGTTAACTGGGATGGTCGTGACCTGAGTGGTCAAACTGCTGCCTCTGGAGTCTACCTCTACCGGTTGACATACAACGGTCAGCAGAGCCAGTCTAAAATCATGACCCTGCTCAAGTAAGCGCTAAAAGAGCACCAACGTGACGCTGGCTGAGGCTAGCCCCCAGCAAACCCACGTTGCAAGCATAGAGAAGCTGCAGCCTGTATATCCGGCAAGATCGGAAGCAGGCTGCAGCTTTTTAATTTTAGCAATAGTTCAGCCTGGAACAGAGGTGTCTGGCGTCATGCTTGTAACCCTGGCCGGCCAATGTCGGGATAATGCTTCATAGATTGAAAGCGCCTCTTCTACCTGTGAAACAGGAATCCGCTCATCTATGGTATGGGCAAGTTTATCGTCGCCGGGCCCAATTCCGATACAGGTAGCACCTTGTTTTACAAAATGGCCGGCATCCGTTGCAAAATTCCAGATACCAGCTGGCATGGGGCGTTGCATCGAATTTTGTAGGACATCTATGGCAGCGAGGAGCACGGTATCATCTGCCCGGGTAACAAAAGATGGCGCATTCGCAGGGATTTCCATTTGATACCCGGTGTAACACGTTTTTATGGTCCGAGGGAGTGCGACAGATGCCGAGGCTCCGGATTGTAAATTTGCTTCCAGGACAGTTTGCAGCTTGGTGATGATATCCGCTTCAGATTCGGCCGGCACATTACGCCAGTCCAGTGTAAGCCATGCTTCAGCAGGAATTACATTGGTACTGATTTGGTCTGTTTTGATAATTGTTTTTGCCACGGTGCTGGTGCCAAGGTCCACGTCATGCGCCATATCCATGTGCTCCATGGCTAGAATGAAGGCCGCGATACTATCCAGAGGGTTTATCCCCAGGTGGGGTACGCTGGCATGGGCACTTTTGCCTTTGGCATGTACCATTATTTCCAGCCGGCCACGGTGTCCACGTCGTAACGCATTGCCGCTTGGTTCACCAATGACTACAAGCTCCGGACACAAGTGTGTTGCCATGTGCCGGGCGCCCAGACCACCGAGTTCTTCGAAAACGACAGCTGTTACGTACACATCACCGGGAGGACGGTTGCTATCATTGAGCAAGCGTGCACCAGCATAGACCTGTGAGGCAAGCGGCCCTTTGATGTCTACAGCACCGCGGCCCCAAATTTGCGCATCGTGAACCTTGCCCTCGAACGGCGGAAAAGGCCATGCTGAATGATCACCTACATCAACGTGATCCAGGTGGGTGTTCAGCATCATGGCTGGGGCTTCCCCGCTGCCATGTATATGGCCGATTACGTTGCCAGCGTCGTCGATGTAGACGTTGTCGTAATCCAGGTTTGTCATCTCTTGCACTACGAGTTGCGCAATTTGACTTTCTTTACCGGGTAAACTGGGTGTTTGAATGAGTCGTTGTAAAAACGAAACACAGGCGGCAAGTTCATGCATGAGGGAGGCCTGGTTGGGTGAGGGATACATATATAACAACACCCTTTATGCGAGAAACGGGTCATGACACCGCCATTATTTACAACTACGTAACAATGACGTGCATACAGCGCGCATTTCTAGGGCTGGTTATTGGCAGATGTACACACAAAATGTTATATATGAGGGCTTATTGAATTAATTCACCAACAAACAATAGAGAGACATATGTCCGTAGCAAAAGTGATTGAAGTCATTGCAGAAGGCAATACCGTAGAAAATGCAATCAAAAATGCCGCATCAGAGGCGTCCAAAACGCTGAAAAACGTGCGTGGTGTATATGCTGAAGGCATTCAGGCAATAGTCGAAGACGGCAAAGTGACTTCTTTTCGGGTAAACTGCAAAGTGACCTTTGTTATTAGCTAGGCAGGATTTGACCTGGTGAAGACCAAAAAAGCACTGCGTTCCGGGCAAATCAGGCCCATCTCTCGGAACGCAGTTTTTTCATATACCCGAAAGTTGAAGTGAGTACACAGGATGAGGAGCACGTAAAGGCGCAGTGCCTACGTGAAAATGTTCTATCAGCAGGGTAATTATGTGCTTGAGACGCCTTCGTTAGGGCAGGAATACCTGCTGGTATGCCTTGTGGTCGCCTAACATCTCGATTGCGGATGCATATTGCGGGTCAACGGCAAGCGCAGCCTCGGTTTGGGCGGCGTCGCCATGGTAGCGGGCAAGAATCTGGACGCGTAGCCGTTCTTGGAGGCGTACTTTGTGTCGTTCAAAGTCGGTTGCTTTTTCCTCTCTAATGGCCTCCTGAAGGGCTGACATTTCATCTGCAACCGCTGCGTATCCTATATCTTCAAGGTTGCTGCCCAATTGCTCCGCAGCCATTTCTGCCCGGGTGCGATATGAAAAGTCTTGTGTGTTCAGCCAGGCCCGAAACGCGTCATAAAGTTTGTCGTCGATTACAAAATCTGTGTTGATTGTAGGCTGGCTGGCAGCAAAGTGGTTGGCAAAAAAGAAAAATGCAGCGCGCCTGATCAACGCCTGTTCCAGTTCGCTGGACGCACCAAGGGAAACAGGGAGATCCGGTTCGATACCGCGCCCGTCTTTTACAAGCCGTCCAGCAGCTGTTTTAAATGTGCGCCGCAGCGAATCGGGGATTTCGGAGAATGCGCCGTCATGGAGTTTGTAGTCAATTGCTTGTATGCTTCTTCCGCTAGGCGTGAAGTACTGCGAGGTGGTGATTTTCAGGGACGTGTTATACGGCAGCGGTTTAACTATCTGTACGAGCCCTTTACCGAATGATGTGCTGCCTATAATGACGCCGCGGTCAAGATCTTGTAATGCACCGGCGACAATTTCACTCGCGGAAGCACTCATGTCATTGATAAGTACCACAACGGGCAAGTCTGGGAAAATAGGCGTGACCTTGCTGCGATAGGTGTTTTCCGTTTGAGGTAAGCGGCCTCGAGTAGACACAATAACAGATCCTTTGGGCACAAAGAACTGGGCAATGGAAACAGCTTCATCCAGCAGGCCGCCCCTGTTGTCGCGCAGGTCAAGGATGAGACCTTTTACCTGCGATTCTTTTTGCATTTGCTCTATGGCTTCTTTGACCTCTTTGCTTGCATCACGGGTAAAACGGGCGAGTTTGACGTATCCTACGCCGGCCTCTTTACCTTCGCCAATGAAGCCTGCATGGGTGACGTTTTTCAACTGGATCTCTTCGCGGGTTAGCAGGAAATCGAGTGGCTCCGGTATGCCTTCGCGGCTCAGCGAAATTTCTACGGCTGTCCCAGGCTCTCCGCGCAAGATATTGCGAACATCAGAGAAAGACAGTCCACTTGTAGGCTGCCCGGCAACCTCGATAAGAATATCGCCGGTGCGTACTCCTTGCAAATAACCGCTTGTGCCTTCAGTCGGAGAGATGACCGTCATCTTTCCATTCCGCATACCTACGTTGAGGCCAACACCGCCGTACCGACCACGCGTCATAATCTCAATGTCACCGTTGTCTGCTTCATCGAAAAAGTTGGTGTACGGGTCGAGGTTTGTGAGCATGGCGTCAATCCCGGTACGCATGAGCGTTTCCGGATTTAGATCATCTACATAGTCGGTAACCAGTTGCTCGTAGAGGGCGCCAAAAATCTGAAAGTTTTTACGAAGCGCAAAGTACTTGTCGTCATCATCGTGCATCCAGAATCCTGCAAGGAATCCAACGCTGAGCACACAGAGAAAAGAGAAGACGAGTGCCGTTTGTTTATTTATTCTCATGATGATAAAGGGCTTTGGGGTCGTATTTGCGCAGAGATTTGAGAGTATCGAAGTATTCCAAAGGAACAGTTAGGCACGGACAACAATCAGGAAAGGAACAGCAGTTCACAATTGCCTTGAAAAGAGGCACTACCTGAAAAGGTAGGGAAGCTGATATAGTGACGTGTTGAAAGGAGGGACGTTCCTGTCTGGTTTATACAAACAGCAGTCCCGATTGAGATTGTACGTTACAGGTAGTGCCGTTATTTCAGGGCTTCATTCATCTCGCGTTCGCGCTTGCGGGTTACATATGCTGAAACGTAGATAGATGCTTCGTACAGCAGTAACAGCGGCATGGCCACCAGAATCTGAGAAAACGGATCTGGAGGTGTGAAGAATGCGCCTACAATGAGGCAGCCAAGCAAGGCATACTTACGCGAGGCACGCAGTGCTTCAGGTGTTGCAATACCGATCTTCGCCAGGAAGTAGATGACAACTGGCAATTCAAACAGGATACCTGTACCGAGAGACCAGAACGTCACCATTGAAAAATACTTGGTGATATCGAAGTCATTGACAATCATCGATGAAATCTGATAGCTCGAGAAGAACTGGATGGCCATCGGTGTGATGATGAGATAGCCGAAAGCAATGCCGAGCATAAAGAAAAAGGTAGCAAAAACGGCTGCAAACCTGAGCCCCTTTTTTTCGTTTTTGTACAGCCCGGGCTCAATAAAGCGCCAGAGCGAGTAAATAAAAATGGGAGACCCAACAACGATGCCTACGGAGAGGATGACACCGATGTGTACAAAGAACTGGCCTGTTAGTACACGGTTTTGAAGCTGCAGGGTATTGGCTTCGATGCCGAGCAATTCGTAGATGAAAAAGTCACTTTGCGCCGGCCCCAGCAGGAGGACGTCAATAATCCAGGTACTGAAAAAACTGAGGATAATGGTAGCGCCAAGAATGCCACCAAGTCCGAGGAATAGCGTTTTTCTCAGTTCTTCGAGGTGATCCAAAAAGCCCATTTCGGCCATTTCCTCGTCCGTAGGGGGCGGGGCGACGTTGTTAGAGGCACCATCGCCACCAGGCAAGCTTGCAGCTGTTTTACCCAGCTTGGCAAGCGTTCCCAGCGATTTGAGTCCAAAAAGCTTCATTGGATTGTGTATGGCAGGTGAGGCTTGTACAGGGTATCAAGGAGAGTGGGCATTGTCGCGCAAGTTCAAGTCGAGCAGCGAATCAACCCAGAGGCCTTCTGCTTCTACGCGGGTACGGCCTCCGCTCCAGGTAAAGTTAAACAGTGTTGTGAGGCCGGCCACTTCAAACCCATCGCGTTGCAGGAGGCCGATGGCGCGTACTGCGCTGCGGCCACTGTTCAGGATGTCATCCAGCAATACAACTGGCTTAGTCCGGTCGAGTGGGCCTTCAACAAGCCGGCGGCGTCCGTGGGTTTTGCGTTGGTCGCGGATAAATCCGCCTTTGAAAGCTGGCGTGCCTGATGCAGACAGTACCGCACAGACAAGAGAGTATGCGCCAAACCCGTAGCCGGCAATCTGTTCAATGCCTTTGGATTTCAGGCGCTCTCCCAGCACTGCGCCTACTTCCTGGAAAATGTCTGCATCCAGCATCGGAATCCGTGTGTCGAGCAACCATCCTATGGGTTGTCCCCGGGGATCCGTGATCATTTCTTTGTCACGGCGTACGAGGGACATCTCATATAAACGACGGCCCAGCTCCACAAGATCGGAGTAGGTCGTAGTCGGAAGGGTGGAAGTACTAGACGTCGTTTGATTCATTCGACTGGATTCATGCTAGGTGCCAAACATGGCCGAGGGTTTGTTACGAACCTCATTTTTTGCGATCCGTTCCGATCAGGCTATAACAAAATCATAGAGCGGAAATTCTTTGCAGAGTGCATGGACTTCCGATTTGACCTTTTCGATCGCATTTACATCGTCTGGCGCGGAGAGTACGCGGTCGATCAAATCAACAACTGTTTCGAATTCTGCCTCCTTGAAGCCCCGGGTAGACATCGCTGGTGTACCAATTCGGATCCCACTTGTGACAAATGGACTTTTGTCGTCAAATGGTACCATGTTTTTATTGACCGTGATCTCAGCAGCCTGCAACGCAGCTTCAGCTTTTTTGCCAGAGACATGCTTGTTTCTGAGATCGATAAGCATCAGGTGGTTGTCTGTACCGCCCGATACGAGGTTGTAGCCTTTTTCGGTAAAACGATTGGCCATAGCCTTGGCATTTTTAACTACCTGGGCTGAATATGTCGCAAATTCAGGTTTGAGTGCTTCCCCAAAAGCAACAGCCTTTGAGGCAATGACATGCATCAGCGGACCACCCTGGGTGCCGGGGAAGACGGCTGCGTCAAAGAGTTCACTCATGTTTTTGACGCGCCCGCTTTTGGGAGCAACTTTACCCAGGGTATTTTCACTGTCAGATCCAACAAGGATCATGCCTCCGCGAGGACCGCGCAAGGTTTTATGGGTTGTTGTTGTGACAACGTGTGCATGCGGGAGGGGATTTTTCAGTGCACCGGTAGCGATGAGGCCGGCTGTATGGGCCATATCCATCCACAGAAACGCTCCCACTTTATCTGCAATGTCACGAAACGCTTCGTAATCAAAATCGCGGGGGTAAGCGCTCGCCCCGATCGAAATCATTTTCGGTTTAATTTTCTTTGCCGTATCCCACACCTTGTTCATGTCGATGCGGCCGGCATTGGGGCCGTCGGGCTCCACGCCATAAAATTCTGCATTGTAGATAATGCCTGAGAAATTAACGTGGCTGCCATGGGTGAGATGGCCGCCATGCGCAAGGTCCAGGCCGAGCA contains:
- a CDS encoding M20 family metallopeptidase, which produces MHELAACVSFLQRLIQTPSLPGKESQIAQLVVQEMTNLDYDNVYIDDAGNVIGHIHGSGEAPAMMLNTHLDHVDVGDHSAWPFPPFEGKVHDAQIWGRGAVDIKGPLASQVYAGARLLNDSNRPPGDVYVTAVVFEELGGLGARHMATHLCPELVVIGEPSGNALRRGHRGRLEIMVHAKGKSAHASVPHLGINPLDSIAAFILAMEHMDMAHDVDLGTSTVAKTIIKTDQISTNVIPAEAWLTLDWRNVPAESEADIITKLQTVLEANLQSGASASVALPRTIKTCYTGYQMEIPANAPSFVTRADDTVLLAAIDVLQNSMQRPMPAGIWNFATDAGHFVKQGATCIGIGPGDDKLAHTIDERIPVSQVEEALSIYEALSRHWPARVTSMTPDTSVPG
- a CDS encoding dodecin family protein; the encoded protein is MSVAKVIEVIAEGNTVENAIKNAASEASKTLKNVRGVYAEGIQAIVEDGKVTSFRVNCKVTFVIS
- a CDS encoding S41 family peptidase, encoding MRINKQTALVFSFLCVLSVGFLAGFWMHDDDDKYFALRKNFQIFGALYEQLVTDYVDDLNPETLMRTGIDAMLTNLDPYTNFFDEADNGDIEIMTRGRYGGVGLNVGMRNGKMTVISPTEGTSGYLQGVRTGDILIEVAGQPTSGLSFSDVRNILRGEPGTAVEISLSREGIPEPLDFLLTREEIQLKNVTHAGFIGEGKEAGVGYVKLARFTRDASKEVKEAIEQMQKESQVKGLILDLRDNRGGLLDEAVSIAQFFVPKGSVIVSTRGRLPQTENTYRSKVTPIFPDLPVVVLINDMSASASEIVAGALQDLDRGVIIGSTSFGKGLVQIVKPLPYNTSLKITTSQYFTPSGRSIQAIDYKLHDGAFSEIPDSLRRTFKTAAGRLVKDGRGIEPDLPVSLGASSELEQALIRRAAFFFFANHFAASQPTINTDFVIDDKLYDAFRAWLNTQDFSYRTRAEMAAEQLGSNLEDIGYAAVADEMSALQEAIREEKATDFERHKVRLQERLRVQILARYHGDAAQTEAALAVDPQYASAIEMLGDHKAYQQVFLP
- the tatC gene encoding twin-arginine translocase subunit TatC; this encodes MKLFGLKSLGTLAKLGKTAASLPGGDGASNNVAPPPTDEEMAEMGFLDHLEELRKTLFLGLGGILGATIILSFFSTWIIDVLLLGPAQSDFFIYELLGIEANTLQLQNRVLTGQFFVHIGVILSVGIVVGSPIFIYSLWRFIEPGLYKNEKKGLRFAAVFATFFFMLGIAFGYLIITPMAIQFFSSYQISSMIVNDFDITKYFSMVTFWSLGTGILFELPVVIYFLAKIGIATPEALRASRKYALLGCLIVGAFFTPPDPFSQILVAMPLLLLYEASIYVSAYVTRKREREMNEALK
- a CDS encoding orotate phosphoribosyltransferase gives rise to the protein MNQTTSSTSTLPTTTYSDLVELGRRLYEMSLVRRDKEMITDPRGQPIGWLLDTRIPMLDADIFQEVGAVLGERLKSKGIEQIAGYGFGAYSLVCAVLSASGTPAFKGGFIRDQRKTHGRRRLVEGPLDRTKPVVLLDDILNSGRSAVRAIGLLQRDGFEVAGLTTLFNFTWSGGRTRVEAEGLWVDSLLDLNLRDNAHSP
- the glyA gene encoding serine hydroxymethyltransferase, with the translated sequence MSELQFNDPEVYAAIEAEVTRQNEGLELIASENFVTRAVMEAMGSPLTNKYAEGLPGKRYYGGCQFVDVAEDLARTRAKALFNCDWVNVQPHSGAQANAAVYLTLLKPGDTLLGLDLAHGGHLTHGSHVNFSGIIYNAEFYGVEPDGPNAGRIDMNKVWDTAKKIKPKMISIGASAYPRDFDYEAFRDIADKVGAFLWMDMAHTAGLIATGALKNPLPHAHVVTTTTHKTLRGPRGGMILVGSDSENTLGKVAPKSGRVKNMSELFDAAVFPGTQGGPLMHVIASKAVAFGEALKPEFATYSAQVVKNAKAMANRFTEKGYNLVSGGTDNHLMLIDLRNKHVSGKKAEAALQAAEITVNKNMVPFDDKSPFVTSGIRIGTPAMSTRGFKEAEFETVVDLIDRVLSAPDDVNAIEKVKSEVHALCKEFPLYDFVIA